Proteins from one Roseofilum reptotaenium CS-1145 genomic window:
- a CDS encoding DUF2127 domain-containing protein has translation MEEHSLGLKLVIMYKGFLAAVMAVLAIASAWSWRNYEAIPQWAEGYLVNGEYSTIEWIVHYILHHQVSELQLIARIASVYALGLGTATLGLWYGKSWGNFLVTLLAGLPLPVEVWQSIHHPSANHVILLGLNLLVFFYLLNHLQQQQKMAKLS, from the coding sequence ATGGAAGAACATTCTTTGGGCTTAAAGTTGGTGATTATGTATAAAGGGTTTCTCGCAGCAGTAATGGCTGTTTTAGCGATCGCCTCGGCTTGGAGTTGGAGAAATTATGAGGCGATCCCACAGTGGGCAGAAGGCTACTTGGTTAATGGAGAATACAGCACCATTGAATGGATTGTTCATTACATCCTCCATCATCAAGTGTCCGAACTGCAATTGATTGCCAGAATAGCTAGTGTTTATGCCCTAGGATTAGGAACAGCAACCCTAGGGTTATGGTATGGAAAATCCTGGGGAAATTTTCTTGTTACCCTATTAGCTGGGTTACCTCTACCGGTGGAAGTTTGGCAATCGATTCACCATCCTTCAGCCAATCATGTCATCCTTTTAGGGTTGAATTTGTTGGTCTTTTTCTATTTGCTCAATCATCTCCAGCAGCAACAGAAAATGGCCAAATTGTCCTGA